In Saccharomonospora marina XMU15, one genomic interval encodes:
- a CDS encoding phosphoribosyl-ATP diphosphatase: MKTFDELYAELAERARTRPEGSGTVAALDAGVHAQGKKVLEEAGEVWIAAEHESDERLAEEISQLLYRVQVLMLGRGVSLEDVYRYL; the protein is encoded by the coding sequence GTGAAGACCTTCGACGAGCTGTACGCCGAACTGGCCGAGCGCGCCCGCACCCGACCCGAAGGCTCGGGGACGGTGGCCGCGCTGGATGCCGGTGTGCACGCACAGGGCAAGAAGGTGCTGGAGGAGGCGGGTGAGGTCTGGATCGCGGCCGAGCACGAGTCCGACGAGCGGCTGGCCGAGGAGATCTCCCAACTGCTCTACCGGGTACAGGTGCTCATGCTGGGACGAGGCGTTTCCCTCGAAGACGTCTACCGCTACCTGTGA
- the hisG gene encoding ATP phosphoribosyltransferase, whose product MLRVAVPNKGSLAGQASEMLAEAGYRQRHEQRDLTVLDPVNEVEFFFLRPKDIPIYVGSGELDLGITGRDLALDSGAPVEETVQLGFGGSTFRYAAPQGRDWTVTDLHGKRLATSYPRLVRDDLARHGVEAEVIRLDGAVEISVQLGVADAIADVVGSGRTLRQHNLVPFGDPICVSEAVLVHRAGNGDSKPIVQLAARLRGVVFAQQYMMLDYDCPRTLLERAIAITPGLESPTVAPLAHADWVAVRAMVPRKQVNSIMDELAAAGARAILASDIRSCRL is encoded by the coding sequence ATGCTGCGCGTGGCGGTGCCGAACAAGGGCTCACTGGCGGGACAGGCATCGGAGATGCTGGCCGAGGCCGGGTACCGGCAGCGACACGAGCAGCGCGACCTCACCGTCCTCGACCCCGTGAACGAGGTCGAGTTCTTCTTCCTTCGCCCCAAGGACATCCCGATCTACGTGGGTTCGGGCGAACTCGACCTCGGCATCACCGGCCGCGACCTCGCGCTCGACTCCGGCGCGCCGGTGGAGGAGACCGTGCAGTTGGGCTTCGGCGGCTCGACGTTTCGCTACGCGGCCCCACAGGGGCGCGACTGGACGGTCACCGACCTGCACGGCAAGCGCCTCGCCACCTCCTACCCCAGGCTGGTGCGCGACGACCTGGCTCGCCACGGTGTGGAGGCGGAGGTGATCCGGCTGGACGGTGCCGTCGAGATCTCGGTGCAGTTGGGCGTCGCCGACGCGATCGCCGACGTGGTCGGTTCCGGCAGGACACTGCGCCAGCACAACCTGGTGCCCTTCGGCGACCCGATCTGTGTGTCCGAGGCGGTTCTGGTGCACAGGGCGGGCAACGGGGACTCCAAACCCATCGTGCAGCTCGCGGCCCGGCTGCGCGGCGTGGTGTTCGCGCAGCAGTACATGATGCTGGACTACGACTGCCCCCGGACGCTGCTTGAGCGGGCGATCGCGATCACACCGGGACTGGAGTCGCCCACGGTGGCACCGCTGGCGCACGCCGACTGGGTCGCGGTGCGCGCCATGGTGCCGCGCAAGCAGGTGAACTCGATCATGGACGAGCTCGCCGCCGCCGGTGCCCGCGCGATCCTGGCCTCCGACATCCGTTCCTGCAGGCTGTGA
- a CDS encoding ParA family protein, whose amino-acid sequence MQITSVVNQKGGVGKTALSVGAAAALAERGRRVLLVDLDPQGHATTELLGLPEPPPEAPSLAKALTKLWRGPIEELVVPHPRSNIGRGGAFDVIPTSPGMFDLIRRLDQFRVPGWQLARVIQFANYDHVIIDCPPAMDVLTNNALVATHGILVPVQPDRTSIRALRLMREQINYLEAAARRPPIIYHGLVPGLYRRPISAYAVAALEELRTFGIPMLAHVPLSVVVNEAAAKGVPVTTFAPETIQAAAYRDIAQVLEAAAVRHRPVAPTADQEFLFEDFIADLAQTRAANDSGGRRGLYDLMPKRPRPR is encoded by the coding sequence GTGCAGATCACCTCGGTGGTCAACCAGAAAGGCGGAGTCGGCAAGACGGCGCTCAGCGTCGGCGCCGCCGCCGCCCTCGCCGAGCGAGGTCGCAGGGTGCTACTCGTCGACCTGGACCCGCAGGGTCACGCGACCACCGAACTGCTCGGCCTGCCCGAGCCACCGCCGGAAGCGCCGAGCCTGGCCAAGGCACTGACGAAACTGTGGCGGGGCCCGATCGAGGAACTCGTGGTGCCCCACCCCCGCAGCAACATCGGCAGGGGCGGCGCCTTCGACGTGATCCCGACGTCACCGGGCATGTTCGACCTGATCCGCAGGCTCGACCAGTTCCGGGTCCCCGGCTGGCAGCTGGCCAGGGTGATCCAGTTCGCCAACTACGATCACGTCATCATCGACTGCCCGCCCGCGATGGACGTGCTGACCAACAACGCGCTGGTGGCCACGCACGGAATCCTCGTGCCCGTGCAGCCCGACCGAACCAGCATCAGGGCGCTGCGGCTGATGCGGGAGCAGATCAACTACCTGGAGGCGGCCGCGCGGCGGCCGCCGATCATCTACCACGGCCTGGTCCCCGGGCTGTACCGCCGCCCCATCTCCGCCTACGCGGTGGCCGCGCTGGAGGAGTTGCGCACCTTCGGCATCCCGATGCTGGCACACGTGCCGCTCAGCGTGGTGGTCAACGAGGCGGCGGCCAAGGGAGTGCCCGTCACGACGTTCGCCCCCGAGACGATCCAGGCGGCGGCCTATCGCGATATCGCCCAGGTGCTGGAAGCGGCTGCCGTGCGGCACCGGCCGGTGGCGCCGACCGCCGACCAGGAGTTCCTGTTCGAGGACTTCATCGCCGACCTCGCGCAGACGCGTGCCGCCAACGACAGCGGCGGGCGCCGAGGGCTCTACGACCTGATGCCCAAGCGGCCGCGGCCACGCTGA
- a CDS encoding thioesterase family protein: MAEAFYLPLGQDRFQPTEHTSGPWTPQAQHFGPPSALLVRALEAIPSERETQLGRVTIEILGPAPLRELTVTARLERPGRSVELLSAELLAGSRAVARASAWRLSSNDTGAVAAGAAAPLPAVADCGQARWPSDWLGGYLHAMEWRTARGDLCDPGPAAVWARQRVPLVDGEKPSALQRLFTVADSANGVSNRLDPSQWWFINPELTVHILREPIGEWIGLDAATVIGPAGVGTATSTLHDEGGQVATGSQALLVRRRESAAQRP; the protein is encoded by the coding sequence GTGGCCGAGGCGTTCTACCTGCCGCTCGGGCAGGACCGGTTCCAACCCACCGAACACACCAGCGGGCCGTGGACGCCGCAGGCGCAGCACTTCGGCCCGCCTTCGGCGCTGCTGGTGCGCGCGCTGGAAGCGATTCCCAGCGAGCGGGAGACCCAGCTGGGCAGGGTCACCATCGAGATTCTGGGCCCAGCGCCGCTGCGGGAGCTGACCGTCACAGCCAGGCTGGAGCGCCCGGGCCGGTCGGTCGAGCTGCTCAGCGCCGAGTTGCTCGCGGGTTCACGCGCTGTCGCCAGGGCCTCGGCCTGGCGGTTGAGCAGCAACGACACCGGTGCCGTCGCGGCGGGTGCCGCGGCGCCGCTGCCCGCGGTCGCCGACTGCGGGCAGGCTCGGTGGCCATCGGACTGGCTCGGCGGCTACCTGCACGCCATGGAATGGCGAACGGCCAGGGGCGACCTGTGCGACCCGGGCCCCGCGGCGGTATGGGCGCGGCAGCGCGTTCCGCTCGTCGACGGGGAGAAGCCCAGCGCGCTGCAGCGGCTGTTCACCGTCGCCGACTCCGCGAACGGCGTGTCCAACCGGCTCGACCCGAGCCAGTGGTGGTTCATCAACCCCGAGTTGACCGTCCACATCCTGCGCGAGCCCATCGGTGAGTGGATCGGGCTCGACGCCGCCACCGTGATCGGGCCCGCCGGGGTGGGCACGGCCACGAGCACGCTGCACGACGAGGGCGGGCAGGTCGCGACCGGCTCGCAGGCGTTACTCGTTCGCAGGCGGGAATCCGCTGCTCAGCGACCGTGA
- a CDS encoding RecB family exonuclease, which yields MAEGAIDTTTTSTATASPRDGLRRPALSPSRASDFKQCPLLYRFRAVDRLPEVPTKAQVRGTLVHSVLEQLFALPRQERVPHRARELLAPTWERLSTECPEWTELFAQDSSAAVRDWLDSAARLVDAYFELEDPRRLDPQACELHVETELRSGVLLRGYIDRLDVAPTGEIRVVDYKTGAAPRQIGEAKAMFQMKFYAVVLWRLRGVVPSQLKLMYLTDGQALAYTPDEPELLRFERTLEAIWEAILRAGRTGDFRPSTSKLCDWCSHQALCPSFGGTPPEYPGWPEPDPGEESVLDRAD from the coding sequence ATGGCAGAGGGCGCGATCGACACCACGACCACGAGCACCGCCACCGCGTCGCCGCGGGATGGGCTACGACGGCCTGCGCTTTCGCCGTCCAGGGCGAGCGACTTCAAGCAGTGTCCGCTGCTGTACCGCTTCCGTGCCGTGGATCGGTTGCCGGAGGTGCCGACCAAGGCCCAGGTGCGGGGGACGCTGGTGCATTCGGTGCTGGAACAGCTGTTCGCGCTGCCCCGCCAGGAGCGGGTTCCCCACCGGGCGCGGGAACTGCTCGCACCCACCTGGGAACGGCTCTCGACCGAATGCCCGGAATGGACGGAGTTGTTCGCGCAGGACTCCTCGGCGGCGGTACGCGACTGGCTCGACTCCGCCGCCCGGCTCGTCGACGCGTACTTCGAGCTGGAGGATCCCCGCAGGCTGGACCCGCAGGCGTGCGAGCTGCACGTGGAGACCGAACTGCGTTCCGGCGTGCTGCTGCGCGGCTACATCGACCGGCTGGACGTCGCCCCCACCGGCGAGATCCGGGTGGTGGACTACAAGACCGGCGCTGCCCCCAGGCAGATCGGCGAAGCCAAGGCGATGTTTCAGATGAAGTTCTACGCGGTCGTGCTCTGGCGGCTGCGCGGGGTGGTGCCCAGCCAGCTCAAGCTCATGTATCTCACCGACGGGCAGGCACTGGCCTACACCCCCGACGAGCCGGAGCTGCTGCGTTTCGAACGCACGCTGGAGGCGATCTGGGAGGCGATCCTGCGGGCGGGCAGGACGGGCGACTTCCGGCCGAGCACGAGCAAACTCTGCGACTGGTGCTCTCACCAGGCCCTGTGTCCCTCCTTCGGCGGGACGCCGCCAGAATATCCGGGTTGGCCCGAGCCCGACCCCGGAGAGGAGTCGGTGCTCGACCGGGCCGACTGA
- a CDS encoding site-2 protease family protein, which produces MDARSEVGKAGRRRPVAAEGGLLLFRVGGVPVLLAPSWWIGSLIVVVLYAPLVSRLLPEADAATSWALAAAFALLLGLSVLAHELGHCLVALRLGLPVRRLRLFLLGGLSEVARSPRRPGQEGLVAIAGPVVSVLLAVFCGSLLLALPPDGSTWLLVAQCAVANLAVGLFNLLPGLPLDGGRLLRAGVWALSGTRATGTRVAVAGGGLVAVALLVWALWGLAVGSEDRWLRLGVCVVTAWFVATGATGEFASEDRREWPDGLRLTDVMRPVLQLPAESPVAAALTASAGRGVVLVRADGVAAGLLDEAAAQRLAACSPQSPAEQAAEPIRPETVLLLSEPCADIAEHVREVPTWQFLVVDTDGKPAGVLHRDDLRAALSHQVGYTA; this is translated from the coding sequence GTGGACGCGAGGAGCGAGGTCGGCAAGGCCGGGCGGCGGCGTCCCGTCGCCGCTGAAGGCGGCCTGCTGCTCTTTCGTGTCGGTGGTGTCCCGGTGCTGCTGGCCCCGTCGTGGTGGATCGGCTCGCTGATCGTCGTCGTGCTGTACGCACCGCTGGTGTCGCGGCTGCTGCCGGAGGCCGACGCGGCCACGTCGTGGGCGCTGGCCGCCGCGTTCGCCCTGCTGCTCGGACTTTCGGTGCTGGCCCACGAACTGGGGCACTGCCTGGTGGCGCTGCGGCTGGGCCTGCCGGTGCGCAGGCTGCGGCTGTTCCTGCTGGGAGGTCTGTCCGAGGTGGCGCGCTCGCCGCGGCGGCCCGGTCAGGAAGGGCTCGTGGCCATCGCGGGCCCCGTGGTGTCGGTGCTGCTGGCGGTGTTCTGCGGCTCGCTGCTGCTCGCCCTGCCGCCGGACGGTTCGACCTGGCTGCTGGTGGCCCAGTGCGCTGTGGCCAACCTCGCGGTAGGGCTGTTCAACCTGCTGCCGGGGCTGCCGCTGGACGGCGGGAGGCTGCTGCGGGCGGGGGTCTGGGCGCTCAGCGGTACGAGGGCGACCGGAACCAGGGTCGCGGTGGCCGGCGGCGGTCTGGTGGCTGTGGCGCTGCTGGTCTGGGCGTTGTGGGGGCTGGCTGTCGGCAGCGAGGACAGGTGGCTGCGGCTCGGGGTCTGTGTCGTGACGGCGTGGTTCGTGGCCACCGGCGCCACCGGTGAGTTCGCGTCGGAGGACCGGCGTGAGTGGCCGGACGGGCTTCGGCTGACCGACGTGATGCGGCCGGTGCTGCAACTGCCCGCGGAAAGCCCGGTCGCCGCGGCGCTGACCGCCTCGGCGGGCAGGGGAGTGGTGCTGGTGCGCGCCGACGGGGTCGCCGCCGGGTTGCTCGACGAGGCCGCCGCGCAGCGGTTGGCTGCCTGCTCACCGCAGTCACCAGCCGAGCAGGCGGCCGAGCCGATTCGGCCGGAGACGGTGTTGCTGCTGTCCGAGCCCTGCGCCGACATCGCCGAACACGTGCGTGAGGTGCCCACCTGGCAGTTCCTCGTGGTGGACACCGACGGCAAACCCGCGGGGGTGCTGCACCGCGACGACCTGCGTGCGGCGCTGTCTCATCAGGTCGGGTACACCGCCTGA
- a CDS encoding tRNA (adenine-N1)-methyltransferase, with amino-acid sequence MSAGPFREGDRVQLTDPKGRHYTIVLEQGAQYHTHRGVLAHDDLIGRPEGSVVTSGGGTSYLALRPLLPDYVLSMPRGAQVIYPKDAAQILMWGDVFPGARVLEAGAGSGALTCSLLRAVGSEGTVTSYELRADHAEHAERNVERFFGERPANWTFHVGDVAAHEGEVDRVVLDMLSPWEVLPGVAASLVPGGVLVVYVATVTQLSTVTEALREQRCWTEPQSWETLQRPWHVVGLAVRPDHRMVAHTAFLLTTRRLAEGVAPPRRQRRPSRG; translated from the coding sequence GTGTCAGCAGGGCCGTTTCGTGAAGGTGATCGCGTGCAGTTGACCGATCCGAAGGGACGGCACTACACCATCGTGCTGGAGCAGGGAGCGCAGTACCACACGCACCGTGGCGTGCTGGCCCACGACGACCTGATCGGTCGACCGGAGGGATCGGTCGTCACGTCCGGCGGCGGCACGAGCTACCTGGCGCTGCGGCCGCTGCTGCCGGACTACGTGCTGTCGATGCCCCGTGGCGCGCAGGTCATCTACCCCAAGGACGCCGCGCAGATCCTGATGTGGGGCGACGTCTTCCCCGGTGCCAGGGTGTTGGAGGCGGGGGCGGGCTCGGGTGCGCTGACCTGCTCGCTGTTGCGGGCGGTGGGAAGCGAAGGGACCGTCACGTCCTACGAGTTGCGTGCCGATCACGCCGAGCACGCCGAACGCAACGTCGAACGGTTCTTCGGTGAGCGGCCCGCGAACTGGACGTTCCACGTCGGCGACGTCGCCGCGCACGAGGGTGAGGTCGACAGGGTGGTGCTGGACATGCTGTCCCCGTGGGAGGTGCTGCCGGGAGTCGCGGCGAGCCTGGTGCCGGGCGGGGTGCTGGTGGTCTACGTGGCGACGGTGACGCAGCTGTCGACGGTCACGGAGGCGCTGCGGGAACAGCGCTGCTGGACCGAGCCGCAGTCGTGGGAGACGCTGCAGCGGCCGTGGCACGTGGTGGGTCTCGCGGTGCGGCCGGACCACCGCATGGTGGCGCACACGGCTTTCCTGCTCACCACCCGCAGACTGGCCGAGGGTGTCGCCCCGCCCCGCAGGCAGCGCAGGCCGAGCAGGGGCTGA
- the arc gene encoding proteasome ATPase: protein MQHDLPGGRHDEADSSETSGATTAGTPSSEQARQIRFLEEEVALLRRKLTDSPRQNRVLEQRLAEATERVSQLTERNNKLVETLREARSQLLALREEVDRLAQPPSGYGVFVAAYEDGTVDVFTAGRKMRVSVSPAVEVETLRRGQSVRLNEALTVVESGGFESTGEVCALREVLLPETDGGSARALVVGHADEERVVWLSDPLADQTLKPGDSLLVDSKAGYAYERVPKAEVEDLVLEEVPDVRYEDIGGLYRQIEQIRDAVELPFLHSDLYLEYQLRPPKGVLLYGPPGCGKTLIAKAVANSLAKQVAEARGDGTAADAKSYFLNIKGPELLNKFVGETERHIRMIFQRAREKASEGTPVIVFFDEMESIFRTRGSGVSSDVETTIVPQLLSEIDGVEGLENVIVIGASNREDMIDPAILRPGRLDVKIKIERPDAEGAKDIFSKYLTADLPIHSDDLLEFGGDRQATIDAMIQHTVERMYEETDENRFLEVTYANGDKEVLYFRDFNSGAMIQNIVDRAKKSAIKSVLETQQPGLRVQHLLDAIVDEFAENEDLPNTTNPDDWARISGKKGERIVYIRTLVTGKNQESGRVIDTATNTGQYL, encoded by the coding sequence ATGCAACACGACCTTCCCGGAGGTCGGCACGACGAGGCCGACTCTTCAGAGACGAGCGGAGCCACGACCGCGGGAACGCCATCGAGCGAGCAGGCACGGCAGATTCGCTTCCTTGAGGAGGAGGTCGCTCTCCTGCGTCGCAAGCTCACGGATTCGCCGCGGCAGAATCGGGTGCTCGAGCAGCGGCTCGCCGAGGCGACCGAACGGGTGAGCCAGCTGACGGAGCGCAACAACAAGCTGGTGGAGACGCTGCGTGAGGCACGCAGCCAGCTGTTGGCTCTGCGTGAGGAGGTCGACCGGCTCGCGCAACCTCCGAGCGGCTACGGAGTTTTCGTGGCCGCGTACGAAGACGGCACGGTGGACGTCTTCACCGCGGGCAGGAAGATGCGGGTGTCGGTTTCGCCCGCGGTCGAGGTGGAGACGCTGCGCAGGGGCCAGAGTGTGCGCCTCAACGAGGCCCTGACCGTGGTGGAGAGCGGCGGATTCGAAAGCACCGGGGAGGTCTGCGCGCTGCGTGAGGTGCTGCTACCGGAAACCGACGGGGGCAGCGCGCGGGCGCTCGTCGTCGGCCATGCGGACGAGGAGCGGGTGGTGTGGCTGTCGGACCCGCTGGCCGACCAGACACTCAAGCCCGGCGACTCGCTGCTGGTGGATTCCAAGGCGGGCTACGCGTACGAGCGGGTGCCCAAGGCCGAGGTGGAGGACCTGGTCCTCGAGGAGGTTCCCGACGTCCGTTACGAGGACATCGGCGGGCTCTACCGGCAGATCGAGCAGATCCGCGACGCCGTCGAGTTGCCGTTCCTGCACTCCGACCTGTATCTGGAGTACCAGTTGCGGCCGCCGAAGGGCGTGCTGTTGTACGGTCCTCCCGGATGCGGAAAGACCCTCATCGCCAAGGCGGTGGCCAACTCGCTTGCCAAGCAGGTGGCCGAGGCGCGCGGTGACGGCACGGCGGCGGATGCCAAGTCGTACTTCCTCAACATCAAGGGCCCCGAACTGCTGAACAAGTTCGTGGGGGAGACCGAGCGGCACATCCGCATGATCTTCCAGCGGGCGAGGGAGAAGGCGTCCGAAGGCACTCCGGTGATCGTGTTCTTCGACGAGATGGAGTCGATCTTCCGTACCCGTGGCAGCGGCGTGTCCTCCGACGTGGAGACCACGATCGTTCCGCAGCTGCTTTCGGAGATCGACGGTGTGGAGGGGCTGGAGAACGTCATCGTGATCGGCGCCTCCAACCGCGAGGACATGATCGACCCGGCCATCCTGCGGCCAGGCAGGCTGGACGTGAAGATCAAGATCGAGCGGCCGGACGCGGAGGGCGCGAAGGACATCTTCTCGAAGTACCTGACCGCCGATCTGCCGATCCACTCCGACGACCTGCTGGAGTTCGGCGGCGACCGGCAGGCCACGATCGACGCGATGATCCAGCACACCGTGGAGCGGATGTACGAGGAGACCGACGAGAACCGCTTCCTCGAGGTCACCTACGCCAACGGGGACAAGGAAGTGCTCTACTTCCGCGACTTCAACTCCGGTGCGATGATCCAGAACATCGTGGACCGGGCGAAGAAGTCGGCCATCAAGTCGGTGCTGGAGACCCAGCAGCCGGGGTTGCGTGTGCAGCACCTGCTCGACGCGATCGTGGACGAGTTCGCTGAGAACGAGGACCTGCCCAACACCACCAACCCCGACGACTGGGCACGGATCTCGGGCAAGAAGGGCGAGCGGATCGTCTACATCCGCACGCTGGTCACCGGCAAGAACCAGGAGTCCGGCAGGGTCATCGACACCGCGACCAACACCGGGCAGTACCTGTGA